The genome window GTAGACGTCGAAGTTGTCGATGATGGCGTCGAAGCAGGTGTAGAGGTCGTTGAGCAGCGTCACCACCTGCATGGGGGTGCTCTCGGCCGACAGCGCCGTGAAACCCACGATGTCACTGAAGTAGATGGTGACACTGTCGAAAGCCTCCGCCTGCACCGTCTCCCCCCGCTTCAGCTGCTCCGCCACCGAGctgggggacggggggggggggttatggggggggcacagccccccagcccctcctgaaGGCAGGGACTTCCCAGCCTCCAGCTATGCCAGGGGGTCCTGGGGGTCTCCAGCCATCTGAGGACCCCCAGCTCTGAGGCATGATGGGGGGCCGGGGTAGTCCCTGGTCCCTCTGAGGACCCCCACCCCTACACATGCTGGGGGTCTGGGGTCATCCCTGCCCCCTTTAGGTACCCCAAGCCCCAAAAAGCCATGACACAAGGAACTGGGGGGTCTCCAGCCCTCCAAGCACTCCTTGCCATGAAGCATGTTGGGGGGTCCCTAGGGTCCCTGGCCCCTTCAGGCACCTGGAGCCATGCACCAGTCTGGGGGcgtccccagcccctccaaacacccccagttccAAGCAACATGGAGATCCTtggtgtccccagcccctccaagcacccccagccccaagcGACATGGGAGCCCttggggtccccagcccctccaagcACCCCCAGCCATGCAGGGCATCCACGGGGgaccccagcctggggcaggcaggggatgccGGTGTGGTGCCCAGCAGTAAGGGGGTGCACAGGGGCCGGGGGCCCCCCCAGTGCTTACTGGGGCAGGATTTGGTAGAGGAGAGCCTCAGCCTTGCGTTTCTCCTCCAGGTAGGCTTGGGTTcgctcctccaccagctcctccaggtTGTTGGCGTACTGCTCCATGCGCGACAGCAGGTTGTCCAGgatgttgctgctgctctccctgcaggcagggggtgAGCACCCATCCAGGGACCTTTTTCGGGGTCACCCACtgcccacagggctgggggagccagAGGTACCTGTTGAACTTGCGGAGCTGGACCTTGATCTGGTTGAAGTCGGGGCGCTCCAGCACGTCCTCggcccagcagtgctgcatcaGCTGGCCCAGCTCTTCCATGTGGCACCCCACGTTGGCCGAGGGGCGGAAGCTGGGGCGCTCCCCGCTCTTCACCCGCTCAATGATCTCTGTGGGTCCAAGCACCCATCAGTGAGGCCAACAACCCATCAGCTGGTCCAAGCACCCATCAGCAGGTCCAAGCACCCATCACAGCAGGTCCAAGCACCCATCAGTGAGGCCAACAACCCATCAGCTGGTCCAAGCACCCATCTAGTGAGGCCAACAACCCATCAGCTGGTCCAACAACCCATCAGCTGGTCCAAGCACTTGTCAGATGGTCCAATAAGTCATCAGCAGGGCTAAGCACCCATCAGAGCAGGTCCAAGCACCCATCAACTGGACCAAGAATCCAGCAGCAGGTCTAAGCATCCATTGACAGCAGTTCCAAGCACCCATCACCAACAGGTCCGAGCACCCATCACCATCACCAACAGGTCTGAGCACCCATCACCATCACCAACAGGTCCGAGCACCCATCGCCAACAGGTCCGAGCACCCATCATCAACTCGTCCAAGCACCCATCAGCTGGTCCCTGGCCCTCCCCCCCACCTTTAGGGCTCAGGTCGAGCCCCTCCACGTAGAAGACGCCGTTGCGCAGGGCAATCTCTTGCAGGATGATGCCGAAGCTGTAAACGTCGCCCTTCTGCGTGCCGCGGGCCGGCGGTGACTCCATCCGCAGCAGCTCGGGCGCCgtccacagcttctctgtggcaccagggagggggctgaggccaggcagggaccccaggcaggggcggggtggggggatgggCAGGTTGCTCACTGGCGAAGAGTGCGTGGGAGTCCTCGCCATCGGGGGCTACGCGGAAGCTCTCCAACCCATAGTCTGTGATCTTCAGCACGAAGCGGCTGTCCACCACACAGTTGGAGGACTTGAGGTTCCCGTGGGAGACGATGACCCCATTGTGCAGGAACTGCATCCCCTGGCAGGATGGAGAGCCATCGGACCCgctgcccccctgccatgggaaTGGGGACCCCCGTGGGAACCATCTCGTTACCTTGACGATGTCATGGGTGAGGGAATAGCGGAACATCCAGTCCAGCGTGATGCTCTCGTTCTCCAAGATGTCCTGGGGACATGAGGGTCACCTTGCTGTCCTCCCACCAGGGATGGTCCAGGGATGGGGGACAGCACCCATCTGCCTGCTGTGAGCAGCCCCGACGCTGGGTGATGGGCACCGTGTGGCCCCAACGATGGGTGATGGGCACTGTGCAGCCCCAACGCTGGGTGATGGGCACTGGagggagcagctccagccccagacGGCTGCCAGGGACCAGGACCCTGCTGGTACCTGGAGGCTCCCGCGCGGGCAGTACTCCGTCAGGATGCAGATGTTTGGGGGGTCAGTGCAGGCGCCGATGAAGCGGGTCAGATGCTCATTCTGGACATCCCGCATCTAAGCCGGGAGCAGGGTGTGGGACCAGGCTCAcgtcaccccccaccccagccaggggACACCCGGCTgggcacccccaccccaccgcGTGATGCCAAACCGGGCGCCACCTACATGCTTCAGCTCAAACAAGACCTTGCGCGTCAGCTCGATGCGCTTGCGGTTGAGGTGCTTCACAGCCACGAGGTTGCCCTGGGGAGACACGGGGTGATGGGTgcctggtggggtggtgggtgcccggtggggtggtgggtgcccACCCCTGCTCCCGCACCCCCATACCTTGTAATATGCCGTCTTGGCGTAGACCTGGAACTGTCCCTCCATGGTCATCAGCGAGCCGTAGTTGGAGCCCCTCTGGGGAAAGGGACACGGGGTGAGCCCTGCACCAGGTCCCTGCCTctggagcggggctggggacgGGCTGGGTGCCCACCAGGGAGAGGGTGAGCTTGCTGCCGGCGCTCCGGAGGTGTTTCTCCAAGCTGCTCATCTGCACGTCCTCCCACTGGACACGCCACAGCTCGGCCGCCAGCTCCTTCTCCAGTTGCAGCTTCCTGTGCCGGGAGGGCAGGGTGAGACCCCCCGCCTGTGTCCCCCCACCTCTGGGGACAGCAGCGCAGCCTCGGGGTCACCCTCCCCGACCCCGGCACCCCCACCTGTAGATGAAGAAGGAGGTGACGGTGATGGCCAGGAGGATCAGGCTGACCACGAGGGACAGGACCTCCAGGGTGGACAGGTTGGCTGCACAGCAAGAGGAGGGTGGTGAGGGGCCAGTGGGTGCCCAGGGTGGGGGGTCTCGTgttgtgtcccccccccccgccatcaCTGCTCACCTTTGCGGCACAGCGGGTCGCTGTTATCGAAGCCACAGGGGGGGACGTCAGAGGGGACCATGTTCCCCGGCCAGTGGATCTCACGCCCTGGCACCATCTCAATCTTCTTGGTGGTGCCATTGTAGTTGGCCACGatcttggggagggggggcaagAAATGGGTGGGAGGGGGCTCCCAGCTGCCCCATGGGACCAGCTGCCCCCGCAGTGGGGCTCACCTGGAAGTCCCCCAGCACCGGGTCCATGTCCCACAGGGAGTAGTCGCTCTCCCGGTCTCCATTCTCATCGATCTTCAGGAAGCCGGTGACACCTGGGGACAGAGGGTGAGTGGCTGCCGGGGTAGGGGGGACCCTGGGGACACCAGTCCATGGGTGGGGGCTCCAAACCCAACGGATCATCCTCCCAACGGGGTTGGTGGGTGGCACCCAGCTGGGACGGGGACAGGGCTCACCATAGAAGGTGCGGTTCCACATCTGGCGGGTGATGGCGGAGGCGTTGGTGATGGAGCCTCCCCGCTCCAGCGTCTCGGTGACGGCCTGGGCGTAGAGCAGCACCCCGTCGTGGAAGGCAGCCGCGATGAAGTTCATCTGGTGGCACCGAGATGGCTCGGGGATGGGGCACAGCCTGGGGTCCCTGTCCCCTTGTCCCCAGCAGCCCTAGGTCATCCCACAGCTCCTTGTCCCCAGCAGCCTCAGCTCCATCCCACATCcccttgtccctgtccccagctccatcccatgTCCCTTAGCAGCTCCATCTCCATCCTGtgtcccccagcagctccagctccatccCCTGATCCTTTGTCCCCAGCTCCACCCCATgttccccagcagctccagctctcaTGTCCCCCAGAAGCTCCAGCTCCATCCCATGTCCCCAACTCCATCCCACgtcccacagcagctccagctccatcccctgtccccagctccatcctgtgtcccccagcagctccagttcCATCCCAcatccccagcagctccagctcccttgtcccccagcagctccagctccatcccatgttcccagctccatcccatgtcccccagcagctccagctccatccCGTGTCCCCAGCTCCATTCCATGTCCCCTTGTCCCCAGCTCAACCCTGTGTCCCCTTGTTCCTTtgtccccagcaccaccccagccccccagcagccccagctcccccccgTGCCCCACAGCCTTCCTGGCTCCATCCCGCCGTGTCCCACCAAATCATCCTTCATGGAGAAGTTGAAGTGGGTGAGCGCCTCATCCTTCAGCCGCGCCAGGAAGGGCCGGTACTCGGGGTTCTCGGGCTCCTTGTAGGTGATGATGGTGACAGCCTGGGGGGGACAGCGGCTGGCAGCGGGGCCAGGGACCCTGCCCACTCCAGGGGACCGGGGGTCCCACACTGGGCGCGGGGCAGGGCCCCGACACCATTGATCCCGTTTCCTTCCTCCTCGGGGGTCACCAGCAGCCGGGAGCTaggggggggcacgggggtgCTCCGGCACCCaccgcagccccgctccccgtGGGGGGCACGCACATGGGGGTTAGTGCCTGCGCAAACGCACACACGTGCATGGTGGGTGcctgtgcacatgcatgtgtggATGGGTGcctgtgcatgcacacacagggGTGGGAGCCCGTGCACATGCACATGTGGGTGTGGTGGGTGCTcaggcacatgcacacacacatatgtgcCTGTGCACACAGACATGTGGGTGGGAGCCcaggcacatgcacacacacgtgtgGTGGATGCCCGTGCACATGCATGCGTGGGTGGGAGCCTGTGCACATGCACAGATGTGTGCAGTGGGTGCCTGTGCACATACACATGTGGGTGCACTGGGTGCCCGTGCACATGCACATGCGTGGGTGGGAGCCCATGCACATGCACACGCATGTGCGGTGGGTGCCAGCGCAGAGCCCCGGCTCACCTCAAAGGCCTGCCGGGCGCTGGCGTCGTGGCGGTCCCCCCGCCTCCACGGCTGCTGGGGCTCGGGGAAGCGGCGGCCCTGCAGGCTGGCCCCGAAGATGTCGATGTAGAAGAAGGCGTAGTCGCCGCGGGTCAGCCCTTCGCGCCCCGCCTGCAGCATCAGCTCCCGCAGCGTGGCCGGGGCGCAGCACACGTACACGACTGCGCAGGGTGAGACAGCTCGTGGcaccccgggacccccccgTCCCTGGGAGACCCCCGAGACCCTCAGCATCCCGAGGGTCCCTGCTTGACGTGGGAGGTGACACGCGGTGGGGTCATGCTGCTGAGTGGGTGGAGGGTGGCCAagcggggtgctggggagctggggggtcccaaccccctctgcctgcccccccgccccccccccccccccgtgccctgCCCGCCTCTGCCCTCCAACACAGGCGCCAGGCCCAGGTTTCCT of Falco rusticolus isolate bFalRus1 chromosome 19, bFalRus1.pri, whole genome shotgun sequence contains these proteins:
- the NPR1 gene encoding atrial natriuretic peptide receptor 1, whose amino-acid sequence is MLAVLALLCGAVTVAATAGTTALTLAVVLPEHNLTYPWAWPRVGPAVRLAAATVNARADLLPGFTLRWVFGSSEDRHGVCSEMAAPLAAVDLQLAHHPAAFLGPGCVYTAAPVARFTSHWRLPLVTAGAEAHGFDDKQEQFGLTTRAGPSHRKLGELGVQLHRRFNWTHRALLVYWDEKVDDRPYFFAAEGLYVQLPTLRNLTVMDVVFRDGGNFSFIIQEIKQKGRIVYVCCAPATLRELMLQAGREGLTRGDYAFFYIDIFGASLQGRRFPEPQQPWRRGDRHDASARQAFEAVTIITYKEPENPEYRPFLARLKDEALTHFNFSMKDDLMNFIAAAFHDGVLLYAQAVTETLERGGSITNASAITRQMWNRTFYGVTGFLKIDENGDRESDYSLWDMDPVLGDFQIVANYNGTTKKIEMVPGREIHWPGNMVPSDVPPCGFDNSDPLCRKANLSTLEVLSLVVSLILLAITVTSFFIYRKLQLEKELAAELWRVQWEDVQMSSLEKHLRSAGSKLTLSLRGSNYGSLMTMEGQFQVYAKTAYYKGNLVAVKHLNRKRIELTRKVLFELKHMRDVQNEHLTRFIGACTDPPNICILTEYCPRGSLQDILENESITLDWMFRYSLTHDIVKGMQFLHNGVIVSHGNLKSSNCVVDSRFVLKITDYGLESFRVAPDGEDSHALFAKKLWTAPELLRMESPPARGTQKGDVYSFGIILQEIALRNGVFYVEGLDLSPKEIIERVKSGERPSFRPSANVGCHMEELGQLMQHCWAEDVLERPDFNQIKVQLRKFNRESSSNILDNLLSRMEQYANNLEELVEERTQAYLEEKRKAEALLYQILPHSVAEQLKRGETVQAEAFDSVTIYFSDIVGFTALSAESTPMQVVTLLNDLYTCFDAIIDNFDVYKVETIGDAYMVVSGLPVRNGKLHAREVARMALALLDAVRSFRIRHRPQQQLKLRIGIHTGPVCAGVVGLKMPRYCLFGDTVNTASRMESNGEALKIHISAVTKAVLEEFGCFELELRGDVEMKGKGKVRTYWLLGERGSSTRG